The Salvelinus sp. IW2-2015 unplaced genomic scaffold, ASM291031v2 Un_scaffold2067, whole genome shotgun sequence genome segment GGCTCTGGAGAATGTCTGGGTGTGTTTGTAGCTCTTGAGAAATGGCACTTCCTGTTTCTTGAGTTCCTGTTTCACAGCAGTGATACTTTCTGTGAGAGAAGAGATCTGGTCCTGAATGTTCTTCATCTCTCTGGCAATCatcttccccttctcctcctcttcctccctcagtgCTGCCAGTctggcctcctcttcctctctcaggaACTGGTGAAGCTTCTCAAACTCACCtctgatctgtctctctgtggatACCAGCTGCTTCCTGgagtattgacacattttgttgtatgTCTCCTCTATGTCTTTGCATTTAACCTGTTTGCTCTGCAGTGAGTCTAATTCTGACGTTAGTTTTTCCTTCAGGTCTTTCACTGCCTGTTCTAATGGAATGACAGTGTGTCCGTGATGTGAAGGAAACTCACAGACGTGACACACAGCTCTCTGTTCCACCTCACAGAACCATTTAGGTTCATCTGTGTGTTTAGTACAAACCACGTCTCTGTCTTCATCTGGAACACAGTCTTTCTCCCCTGCTTTCTGTCTCCCGGCATATTTATCAGACAGTTCCTTCAACTGAAAGTTTACTTTTGGATGATCCTTAGAAGATTTCCTCTTACATACCGGACAGTTCTTGTTTTTGGTCTGAACCCAGAATTTGTCCAGGCAGCTAGAACAGAAGCTGTGGTGGCAGCCCAGAGAAACAGGCTCTCTGAAAGTCTCTGAACAAATATGGCAGCACAGGTAACTATCCAGGTAACTCTCTGCCATCTTCTTTCAGTATCCTAGTATACTTTGTTTCAAACACAAAACTTCTAATGCAAGCGTCACTAGAACAACCACCACTTTATATGACTAACATGAAGTAGAATATCAAGTCAAATTAAATCAGAAATATGATTATTCCAGTTGATCGGGAGACGTCTCTGTAATGTCCACACCCTGTAATGGCGACTCGGCTCTTATAAGCAATGTCAAACATTTACTTTCAGTTCCACTCACTGCTATCTCAGGTCAACAAAATATACGTTCAAGCACCTGCTTGTTTCCTGTAGATGGTGCTGGTAGATTGTGGAATTTGTTGAGGGTTGTATTCATTGCCTTTTAAGTGTCCCACCCCTGGTAGTACA includes the following:
- the LOC112072864 gene encoding zinc-binding protein A33-like, which translates into the protein MAESYLDSYLCCHICSETFREPVSLGCHHSFCSSCLDKFWVQTKNKNCPVCKRKSSKDHPKVNFQLKELSDKYAGRQKAGEKDCVPDEDRDVVCTKHTDEPKWFCEVEQRAVCHVCEFPSHHGHTVIPLEQAVKDLKEKLTSELDSLQSKQVKCKDIEETYNKMCQYSRKQLVSTERQIRGEFEKLHQFLREEEEARLAALREEEEEKGKMIAREMKNIQDQISSLTESITAVKQELKKQEVPFLKSYKHTQTFSRAQYTLPDPQLVSGALIDVAKHLGNLQFRVWEKMQGIVKHTPVILDPNTANDWLSLSDDLTSVSQTDLTHQLPANPERNTIYITVLGSEGFSSGKHSWEVEVGDHPHWYMGVAKETIKRQEKLQYFNPDFGVWFLILNSGKYKTGIGETLTLNGRPQRIRVQLDYDRGEVSFYDPKDMTHIYTFRDTFTERLYPYFFIGKAGDAGNTGIQICQSEVSLTVKSFQ